One part of the Solanum dulcamara chromosome 8, daSolDulc1.2, whole genome shotgun sequence genome encodes these proteins:
- the LOC129900070 gene encoding uncharacterized protein LOC129900070: MGSLLERPIIGMLDDIRIKVMNRLRENDEFVSKWYGLVSPNTMKLYNEYLKIAQVCKVNGNGDSRYEVTERHDRHVVNLRQKRCTCRTWDLTGIPCPHAIKAMIHKKIDPISEIHWYHSKEAFKLAYKHKLQPVKGIQFWNVDPSQAMEPPALVKLAGRPTIKRDRGKDEALKRQGEWKLSRKGRVMTCNNCGEPNHNVRGCGKPKKGKQQVKKRHPARGKKRKTRSLVDKDENSQVEEEINLTAPQPTQDSQPMPSRSTLFPNFEYPSVEEDDEDPFLRPIVIFEFSTRRQMRQKAQEPTGRRAISFRGDDNGVSEATNLPVSLTRLT, from the exons ATGGGTTCACTATTGGAGAGA CCCATCATTGGGATGTTGGATGACATAAGGATTAAGGTGATGAATAGGTTAAGAGAAAATGATGAGTTTGTGAGTAAGTGGTATGGTTTGGTCAGTCCTAATACAATGAAGTTGTATAATGAATATTTGAAAATAGCCCAAGTATGCAAGGTCAATGGTAATGGAGACAGTAGATATGAGGTAACAGAAAGACATGATAGACATGTGGTGAATTTGAGGCAAAAGCGGTGTACTTGTAGGACATGGGACCTTACTGGAATTCCATGCCCACATGCAATCAAGGCCATGATTCACAAGAAAATTGACCCTATTTCTGAGATACATTGGTATCATAGCAAGGAGGCATTCAAGCTAGCATACAAACACAAGTTGCAACCGGTTAAGGGCATACAGTTTTGGAATGTTGACCCTTCTCAGGCCATGGAACCACCAGCTTTGGTCAAACTTGCCGGCAGACCCACGATTAAGAGGGATAGAGGGAAAGATGAGGCCCTTAAGAGGCAAGGTGAATGGAAGCTTTCAAGAAAAGGTAGAGTTATGACTTGCAACAACTGTGGAGAGCCAAATCATAATGTTAGGGGCTGTGGCAAG CCAAAGAAAGGCAAGCAACAAGTTAAGAAAAGACATCCTGCTAGAGGCAAAAAGAGAAAGACTCGGAGCTTAGTTGATAAAGATGAAAATTCTCAAGTTGAAGAAGAGATCAACTTAACAGCCCCCCAACCAACCCAAGACAGTCAGCCCATGCCTAGTAGGAGCACCCTATTTCCTAACTTTGAATATCCCTCAGTTGAGGAAGATGATGAAGACCCTTTTCTAAGGCCCATAgtgatttttgaattttccaCAAGACGTCAAATGAGACAGAAAGCGCAAGAACCAACAGGTAGAAGGGCAATAAGCTTTAGAGGTGACGACAATGGTGTTAGTGAGGCAACCAATCTTCCAGTCTCATTAACAAGATTAACTTGA
- the LOC129900706 gene encoding zinc finger protein 10-like — MWNPKDDDNSWEVRAFEEDTGNSMGATWPPRFYTCTFCRKEFRSAQALGGHMNVHRRDRVRLNQTPPHDASNSSTTNFPNANSTLLIQNQEFIQNVGLCFLYSMPNYYHPNSTTIKSSTVNLSNLLSNSSPFLPNNLMSQPYSIRSSSFNTSTEPSASNSTSNDNNRDKRDSVIEEDIDLELRLGWRSATPR, encoded by the coding sequence ATGTGGAACCCTAAAGATGACGACAATTCATGGGAAGTTAGGGCTTTTGAGGAAGATACTGGCAATTCCATGGGTGCAACTTGGCCACCAAGGTTCTACACTTGCACCTTTTGTCGGAAAGAGTTCCGGTCCGCCCAAGCCCTAGGTGGCCACATGAATGTGCACCGTCGTGACCGTGTCAGGCTCAATCAAACACCGCCACATGATGCTTCAAATAGCTCCACTACTAATTTCCCCAATGCCAATTCTACCCTCCTTATCCAAAATCAAGAATTCATCCAAAATGTTGGACTTTGCTTTCTTTACTCCATGCCTAATTATTATCACCCTAATTCCACAACAATTAAATCTAGTACTGTGAATCTCTCTAATCTTCTCTCCAATAGCTCACCCTTTTTGCCAAATAATTTGATGTCTCAGCCTTACAGCATCAGATCATCATCATTTAACACAAGTACTGAACCTTCAGCATCTAATAGTACTAGTAATGACAATAATCGCGATAAGAGGGATTCAGTCATTGAAGAAGACATTGACCTTGAGCTCAGGCTAGGATGGAGATCAGCAACACCAAGATGA